One window of Mucilaginibacter inviolabilis genomic DNA carries:
- a CDS encoding LytR/AlgR family response regulator transcription factor translates to MLNCVIIDDEQFSIDAIKKYIDLIPRLYVVAIYTDPGTALEQISAENNIHMLFMDINMPNISGLELAHALRSKTQKLVFTTAHSKYAFEAFETDADAYLLKPFTFAKFSTMVNRLFPADTKVTDYYREQKIEDNYFLVKNKEEDLRIVKVLYKDVIAFESAHNYIRIHLADNKILTAYLTIKDILQLLDSREGFKQFHRAFIISTNCINYIEGNTIKMTNNLTFTVGESYRDNFITYLSSKLFKTSRKK, encoded by the coding sequence ATGTTAAACTGTGTGATAATTGACGACGAGCAATTTTCAATAGATGCGATTAAAAAATATATAGATTTGATCCCACGTTTATATGTAGTGGCGATATATACTGATCCAGGAACGGCATTAGAACAGATAAGTGCTGAAAACAATATCCATATGCTGTTTATGGATATTAATATGCCTAATATATCGGGACTGGAATTAGCACATGCATTAAGATCAAAAACTCAAAAATTAGTTTTTACCACTGCTCATTCAAAATATGCATTTGAAGCATTCGAGACCGATGCAGATGCTTATTTGTTAAAACCTTTCACCTTTGCGAAATTTTCGACGATGGTGAATCGGTTGTTTCCCGCAGATACAAAAGTTACCGACTATTATCGCGAACAAAAGATAGAGGATAATTACTTCTTAGTGAAAAACAAAGAAGAAGATCTCCGCATCGTGAAAGTTTTATACAAAGATGTAATCGCTTTTGAAAGTGCGCACAACTATATCAGGATCCATCTGGCGGATAACAAAATATTGACGGCCTATCTTACAATCAAAGACATTCTGCAACTACTCGATTCTCGTGAAGGATTCAAGCAGTTTCACCGCGCTTTTATTATTTCTACAAATTGCATTAATTATATAGAAGGCAATACGATCAAAATGACCAATAACCTAACGTTTACAGTTGGCGAGAGTTATAGGGATAATTTCATTACGTATTTGTCCAGTAAGTTATTTAAAACTTCACGGAAAAAATAA
- a CDS encoding ATP-binding protein → MKINTLIDRNVSATSVLDDTRDVLKYLNNVNYIAVIDEELHTTGIVTLKDLYSHPESRNLIDCDINKPRLSPEQTIFEVFKIMQDKGYDFLPVYDDQKFIGVISLMTITGRFAQALTESEQDYQKVIHDLRNPISNLTNLIQLLNASVTDNDNLELIELCGSSCKHAMDILDDLLYMEIDNNRPLVKEPTEMNAFYGRCVSEQKGLSLLKNIVIKTDFCKEHVTKDIDRIQVKRAVQNVISNAIKFSYPSSTIKVSTKVEGNQIILKIADAGIGIPNKYQPEIFKRFTTAGRPGTNGEPSIGLGLCFCKQCIEQHGGHICFKSTENKGTKFYISL, encoded by the coding sequence ATGAAGATAAACACATTAATAGACCGAAACGTTTCCGCTACTTCTGTTTTAGACGATACCCGTGATGTATTGAAATACCTTAATAATGTGAACTACATTGCCGTAATAGATGAAGAACTGCATACCACCGGGATCGTGACTCTTAAAGACTTGTATTCCCATCCAGAAAGCAGAAACCTGATCGATTGCGACATCAATAAACCACGGTTATCTCCTGAGCAAACCATTTTCGAGGTGTTTAAGATTATGCAGGATAAAGGTTACGACTTCTTGCCCGTCTATGATGATCAAAAATTTATCGGTGTGATTTCCCTTATGACCATTACTGGCCGTTTTGCCCAGGCATTAACAGAAAGCGAGCAAGATTACCAAAAGGTAATCCATGATCTTAGAAATCCGATCAGCAACTTGACCAATCTGATTCAATTGCTCAATGCTTCCGTTACTGACAATGATAACCTCGAATTGATTGAATTATGTGGTTCTTCCTGTAAACATGCAATGGATATTCTAGACGACCTATTATATATGGAAATTGATAATAATCGGCCGTTAGTAAAAGAGCCAACTGAAATGAACGCGTTTTACGGGCGCTGCGTTTCGGAGCAAAAAGGCTTAAGCCTCTTAAAGAACATCGTTATCAAGACCGATTTTTGCAAAGAACATGTAACAAAAGACATTGACCGCATTCAGGTTAAAAGAGCAGTGCAAAACGTAATTAGTAATGCAATTAAGTTTTCTTATCCATCATCTACTATTAAGGTTAGTACTAAAGTAGAAGGTAACCAAATCATTTTAAAGATTGCCGATGCGGGAATTGGTATCCCCAATAAATATCAGCCAGAAATTTTTAAAAGATTCACGACTGCTGGTCGGCCGGGGACAAACGGAGAACCGTCGATTGGCCTCGGCCTGTGCTTCTGCAAACAATGTATTGAGCAACATGGAGGCCATATCTGTTTTAAATCGACAGAAAACAAAGGCACAAAATTTTATATCAGCCTCTAA
- a CDS encoding helix-turn-helix domain-containing protein has translation MIKDFDKETLIVFGKHLKTLRLAKKLTYRKMALLCNIDYSDIQKIESGKINITILTLRELAKALQLAPKDLIDFPGFELTDNH, from the coding sequence ATGATCAAAGATTTCGATAAAGAAACACTCATTGTATTTGGAAAACATCTTAAAACGTTAAGGCTCGCTAAAAAACTTACTTATCGAAAGATGGCTCTTCTTTGCAATATTGACTACAGTGATATTCAAAAAATCGAAAGCGGAAAGATCAATATTACCATCCTGACGCTCAGGGAACTTGCCAAAGCACTTCAACTCGCTCCGAAAGATTTGATAGATTTTCCAGGCTTCGAATTGACTGATAATCATTAA
- a CDS encoding LytR/AlgR family response regulator transcription factor, whose protein sequence is MTVLNCIGIDDEEHCNKFLKECCRNIPSVKLLGTFTNPFDARALLQSGKIDLIFLDFHMGQINAPEFIKEIPGNVQVIIISAEFESKIKAFGMKLTAILPKPYPCERLLQACKAAVKSKV, encoded by the coding sequence ATGACGGTATTAAATTGCATAGGCATAGATGATGAGGAACACTGTAATAAATTTTTGAAAGAATGTTGCCGAAATATTCCGTCTGTAAAACTTCTAGGAACATTTACTAACCCCTTCGATGCGCGGGCCTTACTACAGTCCGGTAAAATAGATTTGATATTTCTTGATTTCCATATGGGACAAATAAACGCTCCGGAGTTTATAAAGGAGATACCGGGAAATGTCCAAGTCATCATAATTTCTGCTGAGTTTGAATCCAAAATCAAGGCTTTTGGAATGAAACTTACTGCAATACTTCCAAAACCATATCCATGTGAAAGGCTTTTACAGGCATGTAAAGCCGCTGTCAAGTCGAAAGTATAG
- the mobC gene encoding plasmid mobilization relaxosome protein MobC yields the protein MTRNKGGRPPSGKDKRSFKIDVRFTEAEYRQVEQLEKELGLKKTDVVRRKLLNEGKGLTVNTAELMKRLDAISLELSRSGNNINQLARYANRLQKRSLLSPPVIDEYLRLLRHHDNKQMELALLFRKLIRALIP from the coding sequence ATGACCAGGAACAAAGGCGGCAGGCCGCCGTCGGGCAAGGACAAGCGATCCTTTAAGATCGATGTCCGGTTTACGGAAGCGGAATACCGCCAGGTAGAGCAATTAGAAAAAGAACTGGGCCTAAAAAAGACCGATGTCGTCAGGCGGAAGCTATTAAATGAAGGGAAGGGCCTTACAGTAAACACCGCTGAATTAATGAAACGGCTGGATGCTATCAGCCTGGAATTATCAAGGAGTGGGAACAATATCAATCAGTTGGCACGGTACGCAAATCGCCTGCAAAAACGCAGCCTTTTATCACCTCCGGTCATTGATGAATATCTGCGGCTACTCCGGCACCATGACAATAAACAAATGGAACTTGCCCTGCTTTTCCGAAAACTCATCAGGGCGTTGATCCCATGA
- a CDS encoding relaxase/mobilization nuclease domain-containing protein has translation MIVKIFRAGATFKAITYNFDKIAKGQATLMKVSGFGALRHLHEVRPEDYRNYLEVLSGLNRNVRLPQFHAMISAPDHAIDNDKLAKLAGQWLDRMGYKDQPYILVHHRDTDQSHVHMVSTRVDRAGKKIDSAFEYRRAVNQLNHLLQKDEAHQAQLDAGKALQYQCSTKAQVLLLMEGMGYQVREKDGELLVYKFGRQLFAINEKRVDECLAAFVPDKSQAIRWKAIFDKYRAFYNAVPERSIVSLSGGRTSPTGPFRSDLSDFLRKEFGIELVFHASGNKPPYGYTVIDHLQQRVFKGSEIMKLAVLVGPDSAVLKHGIPESQTVETAGHSAKNTQLTYFRPYLANDIDDQQIHGPRRRRQKKARTNTR, from the coding sequence ATGATCGTTAAAATCTTTCGGGCCGGTGCCACCTTTAAGGCGATAACCTATAATTTCGATAAAATTGCCAAAGGCCAGGCGACTTTAATGAAGGTTTCAGGATTCGGAGCTTTACGGCATTTGCATGAAGTACGGCCTGAAGATTACCGCAATTACCTCGAAGTCCTGTCGGGGCTCAACCGCAATGTACGGCTGCCTCAATTTCATGCCATGATCTCAGCGCCTGACCATGCCATTGATAACGATAAGCTGGCAAAACTTGCCGGACAATGGTTGGACCGGATGGGCTATAAAGATCAGCCTTATATTTTAGTTCATCACCGGGATACGGATCAATCCCATGTGCACATGGTCAGTACACGCGTTGACCGCGCCGGAAAGAAGATAGACAGTGCATTTGAATACCGCAGGGCCGTCAACCAACTAAACCATTTGCTGCAAAAAGACGAAGCACACCAGGCACAGTTGGATGCAGGAAAGGCCTTGCAATACCAGTGTTCCACAAAAGCACAAGTGCTGCTTTTAATGGAAGGCATGGGTTATCAGGTCCGCGAGAAAGATGGTGAATTGCTGGTCTATAAATTCGGACGGCAGCTTTTTGCGATAAATGAAAAACGCGTAGATGAATGCCTTGCGGCATTCGTCCCTGATAAATCACAGGCCATTCGCTGGAAAGCGATATTTGATAAGTACCGGGCTTTCTACAATGCCGTTCCGGAACGATCAATTGTCAGCCTTTCAGGCGGAAGAACTTCTCCGACCGGCCCGTTCCGATCCGACCTTTCTGATTTCCTGAGAAAGGAATTCGGTATCGAGTTGGTCTTTCACGCGTCGGGCAATAAACCTCCTTACGGTTATACCGTCATTGATCACCTGCAGCAGCGGGTGTTTAAAGGCAGTGAGATCATGAAGCTGGCGGTATTGGTCGGACCAGATTCCGCAGTTTTAAAACATGGCATACCTGAGAGTCAGACAGTGGAAACAGCAGGCCATAGCGCAAAAAACACCCAACTCACTTATTTCCGTCCGTATCTGGCTAACGACATTGATGATCAGCAGATACACGGGCCGCGCAGGCGCAGGCAGAAAAAAGCGCGTACTAACACCCGTTAA
- a CDS encoding ParA family protein, translated as MNILIGNQKGGCGKSTIALLLANFLTLVKHQKVTLIDMDYQQSIAQKFEKAKVLENKPPYDVVAAQLAHYPVLQSAIMQTPNEAVIIDLPGKLDDDGLLPVFGSADLLICPFSYDEFSFDSTVLFAIVLRKLNPEIPIIFIPNRVKANVRYETMQEVNKQLSKLGDLAPLIPDRIDFQRVTTFMTPLPVLPVIIPVFDQIYHTIEQKLSVNGNG; from the coding sequence ATGAACATTCTAATCGGCAACCAGAAAGGCGGGTGCGGAAAGAGCACGATCGCACTTTTGCTTGCGAACTTCTTGACATTGGTCAAACACCAGAAGGTCACTCTTATCGACATGGATTATCAACAATCCATTGCTCAAAAGTTTGAAAAAGCGAAAGTGCTGGAAAATAAACCGCCATACGATGTCGTGGCAGCTCAACTGGCCCATTATCCTGTATTGCAAAGCGCCATCATGCAAACTCCAAATGAAGCGGTCATCATCGACCTTCCGGGTAAACTGGATGATGACGGACTATTGCCGGTTTTCGGATCGGCGGATCTGTTGATCTGTCCGTTCTCCTATGATGAATTTAGCTTCGATTCCACGGTTTTATTTGCTATCGTGCTGCGCAAGCTCAATCCTGAGATCCCGATCATTTTCATACCCAACAGAGTAAAAGCTAATGTCCGCTATGAGACAATGCAGGAGGTGAACAAACAGCTATCTAAATTGGGTGATCTGGCGCCATTGATCCCGGACAGAATAGACTTTCAGCGCGTCACCACCTTCATGACGCCGCTGCCTGTTCTTCCGGTCATTATCCCGGTCTTTGACCAGATCTATCACACAATAGAGCAAAAACTGTCTGTAAACGGCAATGGCTAA
- a CDS encoding DUF4134 domain-containing protein, translated as MKKLLILFLLMPSAAICQPGINEMQEARSDLTQSFFSARDLSLVLAAILGIIGAVRIYHNLQMGRERFTAEVAAWFFSALFMVLLGAFCQAVFGI; from the coding sequence ATGAAGAAGCTGCTGATCTTGTTCCTGTTGATGCCTTCCGCTGCCATTTGCCAGCCGGGTATTAACGAAATGCAGGAAGCCCGTTCAGACCTTACGCAGTCTTTTTTTTCGGCCCGTGATCTGTCACTTGTGTTAGCCGCTATTCTTGGCATCATTGGTGCCGTGCGCATTTATCACAACTTACAAATGGGCCGCGAACGCTTCACGGCTGAAGTGGCTGCCTGGTTCTTTTCCGCCTTGTTTATGGTTTTACTCGGCGCATTCTGTCAGGCCGTTTTCGGCATCTAA
- a CDS encoding DUF4134 domain-containing protein → MLKNIRRKLAWVLAFIVSPIFVFAQSGVNGLNAATSNLKTYVDPVTDITLVIGGIVGIVGGIRVYSKWNSGDQDINKELMGWGGSCLFLVLSSLIIKAFFGL, encoded by the coding sequence ATGCTTAAAAACATCCGGCGCAAGCTGGCTTGGGTACTGGCGTTTATCGTCAGCCCAATTTTCGTATTTGCCCAAAGCGGCGTCAATGGCCTTAATGCCGCAACCTCCAACCTGAAAACCTACGTGGACCCGGTTACTGACATCACCTTGGTGATCGGCGGTATCGTCGGCATTGTCGGCGGTATCCGCGTGTACTCGAAGTGGAATTCGGGCGACCAGGACATTAACAAGGAGTTAATGGGATGGGGAGGTTCGTGTCTCTTTTTAGTGCTTTCCTCACTGATCATCAAAGCCTTTTTCGGTTTATGA
- a CDS encoding plasmid transfer protein, translating into MTARKFTVYKGLSRPLIYKGFRGKFIYWGIGAVLSGLVLGSVTMAVINMWLGTVVLIGCIVGGLVYIASRQKKGLYNKTRQKGIFIVTPSIYERPEV; encoded by the coding sequence ATGACAGCACGGAAATTTACAGTTTATAAGGGGCTCTCGCGGCCCCTTATTTACAAGGGTTTCCGGGGTAAATTTATTTACTGGGGTATCGGAGCAGTGCTTTCGGGTCTTGTTCTGGGCTCCGTCACGATGGCGGTCATCAATATGTGGCTTGGAACGGTCGTATTGATCGGCTGTATCGTAGGCGGCCTCGTCTACATCGCCTCGCGCCAGAAAAAGGGCTTGTACAATAAGACCCGGCAAAAAGGCATCTTCATCGTTACCCCCTCAATTTATGAACGCCCGGAAGTTTGA
- a CDS encoding TraG family conjugative transposon ATPase: MNARKFETPYIGVDAGDDFDILYGASGEFSVVIAMKNPVIQHSAAAGDYDEFHNLLTGIIKILGDGYLLQKQDILHKDPFNPPPAAEYLQQKFNAHFAGRAALRIDTYLTITRLVKKGRFYVYDPKQIRDFRTVVHKVCDVLKAAKCDPVLLEEAAISNLVRRVLAMRFGSAPFSLNNFKPTDTEILMGDRSIRCISLVNSENVDMPSEIGTFTELNENEAVRGFPVDLLSFLHKVPAFEAILYNQVIEIPAQQALLTKLEVKRKRHSGIPDPANLLCVEDIDQLLKDVARNGQLLVNVHYSIILTASATDIQRSVNFIESALFQLAIIPNQNAYNQLELFRAAMPGNGVELRNYDWFLTTSDAALCLFFKERPMEDEPSSFRIRLTDRKGIPVAIDPADLPMRTGRINNRNKFVLGPSGSGKSFFMNSLVEQYLLFNVDVVIVDVGHSYSGLCAYYGGKYITWSDERPITMNPFLITEDEYSLEKKDNLVTLIALLWKGAGGSVSTIERDVLTATVSGYYAIAFSEASAIDLSFNSFYEFALNKIPEIKSEERIPFDLDEFRYVLKKFYHGGEYESILNEAGDQSLLNEPFIVYEIDALQDNAVLLPIVTLIIMDVFIQKMRNRKNQRKVLILEEAWRALMSPIMSSFLLYLNKTVRKFWGEVIEVTQELSDIISNPVVKDSIINNSDTVILLDQRKFRDNYGEIGKVLSISPTEQRKIFTINQLDNRDNRARFNEVYIRRGSVGEVYGVEVSRHQYYVYTTEKPEKNAVQIYFHHYGSYPAALDAFLSDLDNSGISPGDFIQKINLYNKPLTLIT, encoded by the coding sequence ATGAACGCCCGGAAGTTTGAAACGCCGTACATCGGTGTGGATGCCGGTGACGACTTCGATATCCTGTATGGCGCAAGCGGCGAATTTTCGGTGGTCATTGCCATGAAAAACCCCGTTATTCAGCATTCGGCAGCAGCAGGAGATTACGACGAGTTTCATAACCTGCTGACCGGTATTATCAAAATTCTCGGCGACGGCTATTTGCTGCAAAAGCAGGATATTTTACACAAAGATCCGTTCAACCCGCCGCCTGCGGCAGAATACCTGCAACAAAAGTTTAATGCACATTTTGCAGGACGGGCAGCATTACGGATCGACACCTACCTGACCATCACCAGGCTGGTTAAAAAAGGGCGTTTTTATGTATACGACCCCAAACAGATAAGGGATTTCCGCACAGTTGTTCACAAGGTTTGCGATGTACTGAAAGCCGCCAAATGTGATCCGGTACTATTAGAGGAAGCGGCGATCAGCAATCTCGTTCGCCGCGTGCTGGCCATGCGATTTGGCAGTGCGCCATTTTCCCTTAACAATTTTAAGCCTACGGATACCGAAATATTAATGGGTGACCGGTCGATACGTTGCATTTCCCTGGTAAACAGCGAAAACGTGGATATGCCTTCGGAGATCGGAACGTTTACCGAACTTAACGAAAATGAGGCCGTACGCGGCTTTCCGGTTGATTTACTTTCGTTCCTGCATAAGGTTCCGGCATTTGAAGCGATCCTCTATAACCAGGTAATCGAAATTCCTGCACAGCAGGCATTACTTACCAAATTGGAAGTTAAGCGCAAGCGTCATTCCGGTATTCCTGACCCCGCGAACCTGCTTTGCGTAGAGGATATCGATCAATTGCTCAAAGACGTTGCACGGAATGGACAGTTGCTTGTCAATGTGCATTACAGCATCATCCTGACTGCATCCGCAACAGATATACAGCGATCAGTGAATTTCATTGAAAGCGCCTTGTTTCAGCTGGCCATCATCCCCAACCAGAACGCCTATAACCAATTAGAGTTATTCCGGGCCGCGATGCCAGGAAATGGTGTCGAACTGCGTAATTACGATTGGTTCCTGACGACAAGCGACGCCGCGCTTTGCCTTTTTTTCAAGGAGCGGCCGATGGAAGACGAACCCTCATCCTTCCGCATCAGGCTAACCGACCGCAAAGGCATCCCGGTGGCTATCGACCCTGCCGACCTTCCCATGCGCACGGGACGCATTAATAACAGGAATAAGTTCGTATTAGGGCCCAGCGGTTCAGGTAAGTCTTTTTTTATGAATTCGTTAGTAGAGCAATATCTGCTGTTTAACGTCGATGTGGTGATCGTTGATGTAGGCCATTCCTACTCAGGGCTATGCGCTTATTACGGTGGTAAATATATTACCTGGTCAGATGAGCGCCCAATAACGATGAATCCTTTCCTGATCACCGAAGATGAGTACAGCCTGGAAAAAAAGGATAACCTGGTTACCCTGATCGCGCTGCTCTGGAAAGGCGCCGGCGGATCGGTATCAACGATCGAACGAGACGTGTTGACGGCTACAGTAAGCGGATATTACGCGATCGCATTTAGCGAAGCATCAGCGATCGATCTTTCCTTCAATAGCTTTTATGAGTTCGCTCTTAATAAGATACCCGAGATCAAAAGCGAGGAACGTATTCCCTTCGACCTTGATGAGTTTCGTTATGTGCTCAAAAAGTTTTACCATGGCGGAGAATATGAAAGCATCCTGAACGAAGCCGGTGATCAATCCCTGCTTAACGAGCCGTTCATCGTATATGAAATTGACGCTTTACAGGATAATGCCGTATTACTACCCATAGTTACGCTCATCATTATGGATGTCTTTATCCAAAAGATGCGTAACCGTAAAAATCAGCGGAAAGTACTGATTCTCGAAGAAGCCTGGCGAGCCCTGATGTCGCCGATCATGAGTTCTTTTTTATTGTACCTGAACAAAACCGTCCGCAAATTCTGGGGAGAGGTAATTGAAGTGACACAGGAGCTTTCAGATATTATCAGCAACCCGGTTGTTAAAGACAGTATCATAAACAACTCCGACACGGTAATCCTGCTTGACCAACGTAAATTCAGGGATAATTATGGCGAGATCGGGAAAGTGCTTTCTATTTCCCCGACCGAACAACGGAAGATTTTCACCATCAACCAACTGGATAACCGGGATAACCGTGCGCGGTTTAACGAGGTTTACATCCGCCGGGGTTCAGTCGGCGAGGTTTACGGCGTTGAAGTGAGCCGGCATCAATATTATGTATATACAACGGAAAAACCTGAAAAGAATGCGGTTCAGATTTACTTTCACCATTACGGCTCCTATCCGGCCGCACTGGACGCTTTCCTTTCAGACCTGGATAACTCCGGCATATCTCCTGGTGACTTTATTCAAAAGATCAATCTTTACAATAAACCATTAACGCTTATAACATGA
- a CDS encoding plasmid transfer protein, whose product MKKKLLLMIILCVISVSCFAQDTTYGKSLEFLQGDGVYESGMMTFLTGLKDSIWANFDLFITDAKALAAIFMIIFFAVKSYEMMAGDKKLEVMPLLRPFGLAMVILWWGGFARMVAFPTDLVANETQQMFASEQDNVNQLRFQRADLMKQVADSLYTFQAQTEVAAKESDTWYGKAWDAVTSTVKEGISTVVAPLMELKARLQISIQLLMTQILELAGIWILRIATYIIFMIQIIYSSVLIILGPFAVAVSILPAFRDSFSTWVARFVSVNLYTGIAYLIMYLCALMQKYALSSEISKYQELLRPGASGLMSKFAVFAGNGVLSFGEVIVVFFIGAVCMFTVPSISTWIISTSGISSASSAFGRNASMVVMAARKAGGAML is encoded by the coding sequence ATGAAAAAGAAATTATTATTAATGATTATCCTATGCGTAATTAGCGTTAGCTGCTTCGCGCAGGATACCACTTATGGAAAGTCCCTGGAATTTCTCCAGGGGGACGGCGTTTATGAGTCGGGAATGATGACATTCCTGACCGGCCTGAAAGATTCGATATGGGCGAACTTTGACTTGTTCATTACCGATGCCAAAGCGCTGGCCGCCATTTTTATGATTATATTTTTTGCGGTTAAAAGTTACGAAATGATGGCCGGAGATAAGAAATTAGAGGTAATGCCCCTTTTAAGGCCCTTTGGCCTGGCTATGGTCATTCTCTGGTGGGGCGGGTTTGCCAGAATGGTCGCCTTTCCTACCGACTTAGTGGCCAATGAAACTCAGCAGATGTTCGCTTCGGAACAGGATAATGTCAACCAGCTCCGGTTTCAACGCGCAGATTTGATGAAGCAGGTAGCAGATTCGCTGTATACCTTCCAGGCCCAAACTGAAGTGGCAGCTAAAGAGTCGGATACATGGTATGGTAAAGCCTGGGATGCAGTCACATCGACCGTTAAGGAAGGTATTTCAACCGTTGTCGCCCCATTGATGGAACTCAAAGCCCGTCTTCAGATAAGCATTCAATTATTAATGACGCAGATTTTAGAACTGGCGGGTATCTGGATATTGAGAATCGCCACGTACATCATATTCATGATCCAGATTATCTATTCGAGCGTCCTGATCATTCTCGGGCCATTTGCGGTCGCGGTCAGTATTCTGCCCGCATTCCGGGATAGCTTTTCAACCTGGGTGGCCAGGTTCGTTTCCGTGAACCTCTATACCGGAATTGCCTACCTGATCATGTATCTCTGCGCTTTGATGCAGAAATATGCGCTGTCTTCAGAGATCAGCAAGTACCAGGAGCTGCTTCGTCCGGGAGCAAGCGGCCTGATGTCTAAATTCGCGGTATTCGCAGGAAACGGCGTGCTTTCTTTCGGCGAAGTTATCGTAGTCTTTTTTATCGGTGCCGTTTGTATGTTCACGGTGCCATCGATCTCAACCTGGATCATTTCCACGTCAGGGATCAGCTCAGCTTCTTCAGCATTTGGCCGCAACGCCTCGATGGTGGTGATGGCCGCCCGGAAGGCCGGCGGCGCCATGCTGTAA
- the traK gene encoding conjugative transposon protein TraK has translation MLIKNIEAKIRLATVVALGSLICSVVISGIVSIFAFKQVANARQSVYILDNNVPILAKQTDMQVNRPAEYRAHVDLFHSLFFSLTPDDKYIEYQLKKAMYLIDESGAREYDDLKEKGFFTSILSSSSVLTLQTDSIVLDMPRHYFRYYGKLKIDRRSSTLTRSLVTEGYLKDIPRSDNNPHGVLITGWKTLENKDLSDVQKNSF, from the coding sequence ATGCTTATTAAAAATATCGAAGCCAAGATACGGCTTGCGACTGTCGTTGCTTTGGGCAGCCTCATCTGCTCCGTGGTCATCAGCGGCATCGTATCCATTTTCGCATTCAAGCAGGTAGCCAATGCACGTCAAAGTGTGTACATACTGGACAATAATGTGCCCATATTAGCGAAGCAGACGGATATGCAGGTGAACAGGCCTGCGGAATACAGGGCGCACGTTGACCTTTTCCATTCCCTGTTTTTTTCACTGACGCCCGATGACAAGTACATCGAATACCAGCTAAAAAAGGCGATGTACCTGATCGACGAATCCGGCGCCCGCGAGTATGACGACCTGAAGGAAAAAGGGTTTTTTACCTCTATACTGTCCTCCAGTTCGGTATTGACGCTGCAAACCGACTCTATCGTACTGGATATGCCAAGGCACTATTTCCGGTATTATGGTAAACTGAAGATCGACCGGCGCAGCTCCACGCTGACCCGCTCCCTGGTCACCGAAGGCTACCTGAAGGATATTCCGCGTAGCGACAATAACCCGCACGGTGTGCTGATCACCGGCTGGAAAACCCTTGAAAATAAAGACCTTTCCGATGTTCAAAAGAATTCATTCTAA